GCATCATCAACACCAATACCCGCTACCACAGATTTGATCTGCTTTAGTTGCGTCAAGGTTTGCGGAGGTAATTGCTTTGCCTGCGGATTTGCAGCGACTAATTGCTGTACCATTCCGGCATAGTCTGGTACATAAATTTGGGCAAGGCTGTTTTTAACATCCACTCCTTTCAGAATGCTGCTAGCACCTTCTTTACTCGCGAAAGAAGACTGTCCTTTAAACGTATCAATTGCTTTTTCTACAGCTTGCTTTTCGGGGGCTAATACCAGCTGACTATTATTTAAAACTACGCTATATGTCGGCTTGCCATTTTGGGTAGTTTCGACAATTTTTTGACCTTGATAGTCAGATTCTTGTAATTTCACCCCTTTTTGTGACTTCAATTTGTTAGCAAAATTCAACGCGCTGAGTTTGTCTTTGATTCCCACTACTATCAGGATATTTGCTTCCTGCTGTAAATTTGCTGGTACATTAGGTGCGCCAGAGGGCACATTTAACTGTGCCGGTTTTACAGGATTTGGTGGCAGTACAGCAATCATCACACCACCAGCCCAAGGCTTGATGTCTTTTTCATAAGAAACGTTACTATCACTGAACATTTGCTTATTAAAATCTTCCAGACCTTTCGCCACTAATTTTTGTGCTTCTGGAGTGCCAAACTGCTGTAATTTTGCCCAAGCTTCAGGGTCAGTAGTAATATAAGTTGCCATCAATGCTGTTGAAGGTACTACCTTAGCACTGCCTAGAGCATCTGAACTACCTCCAGATGGGCCGCCTTTAAAATACATGTAAGCTACTATACTTCCTACTACAACTACAGCAGCACCAACAGCAGGAATGAGAAATTTTGATTTACTTTCAGGCATTTTGTTATCCTCTTTTGCTCAGATTGTCACCGAGATTTATACAAGTGTCATTGTAGAGTTTTCGGATTTATTAATATTTTCCGCTCATTGATCGGTATTTACTGATAAAATTAGTAGTCCTATAAGTTAGCAGTCTAAGAATTACTCTCAAAAATAATTCCAAGAGATGATGAGCAAATCCGCAAATGATATGCTGTTCCTCTCAAACAAAATAGCCTGATTAGTAACAGCAAGCTATCCTAAGTTATAAGAATAATTAGGAGTATTTGTACTTAATGAGAATTTATCGAGGTGCAAGAGACTCTTGACTCAATGACCAAAAAGTGCAGAACATCAGGAAAAATAAATGCGGTAGGGATATGGAAAAATTCCCAGGATCGCTAGCCGATCTTCGGAAGTTCGGGTGAGAGTCATTTCAGCCCCCCAATCCCCAAGGTGAATTTTCACCTCCATAATGCCCTATTAATTTGGGAAATACAGATACCGCTATTTAGCTTAACAACATCCAACCAAGCCAGACTTTTCAGGATTACAAGGTCAGTAAGGATCAATGTCGAAGTCTTATTTTGATACAGATAATAACGGACACAAACCTTTTGAGTTACCGGGAGCAAGACCACACTACAACCCCGATCGCCCCGGACAAGTAGAGCATATTTTTCTCGATCTCAGTTTGGATATTCCTAACCAAAGCTATCAGGGCAGTTGTAGCATTCGCCTCTTACCAATCCGTAATGGCATTGATCGTTTAACTTTGGATGCTGTCAACCTGAATATTGAGTCTGTGCAGGTGGACGAAGTGCCACAAAATTTTGACTATGACGGGGAACAGCTTTCCATTCAACTTTCTGAGGCAACCCAGGTTGGTAAACGCTTGCTGATTGCGATCGCTTACTCCGTGGTAAAACCGCAACGCGGTATTTACTTTATCCAACCAGACAAGCACTACCCAAACAAGCCTACTCAAGTTTGGACTCAGGGAGAAGACGAAGACTCTCGCTTTTGGTTCCCCTGTTTTGACTATCCAGGACAACTATCTACTTCGGAAATTCGCGTCCGTGTTCCCAACCCTCTCGTGGCAATTTCCAACGGCGAATTAATTGACACCACAGAAGATGGTGATTACAAAATCTATCATTGGTCACAGCAACAAGTTCATCCTACCTACTTAATGACTTTAGCCGTAGGTGATTTTGCTGAAATTCGCGATGAGTGGAAGGGTAAACCAGTCACCTACTACGTAGAAAAAGGACGGGAGGAAGATGCTAAACGCAGCATGGAAAAAACTCCCCGAATGATCGAATTTTTGAGTCAAAAGTATGGTTATCCCTACCCTTTTCCGAAATACGCCCAAGTTTGCGTCGATGACTTCATCTTTGGCGGTATGGAAAACACTTCCACAACCCTGTTAACAGATAGATGTTTGCTGGATGAACGTGCTGCCCTAGATAACCGTAACACCGAAGCTTTAGTAGTCCACGAACTCGCGCACCAGTGGTTTGGTGATTTGGTGGTGATTAAGCATTGGTCTCATGCTTGGATTAAAGAAGGGATGGCTTCTTACTCTGAGGTGATGTGGACAGAACAGGAATATAGTCTCCCAGAAGCAGCTTACTATCGTTTATTGGAAGCTCGTCGTTACTTAAGTGAAGATAGCAGCCGTTATCGCCGGCCAATGGTAACGCACGTTTACCGAGAAGCTATTGAACTTTACGATCGCCACATCTACGAAAAAGGGTCTTGTGTTTATCACATGATTCGGGCCCAATTGGGAGATGAATTATTTTGGCAGGCAATTCAAACATTTGTCCGAGATAATGCCCACAAAACCGTAGAGACAATAGACTTGCTCAGAGCGATTGAAAAAGCTACGGGACGTAATCTTTTGTTCCTCTTTGACCAATACGTTTATCGTGGTGGTCATCCCGATTTTAAAGTAGCTTACTCTTGGGATGGGGATGCCAATTTGGCCAAAATAACAGTGACTCAAACCCAAGCTGCTGAAGGTAAAAATGGCAGTAAGGATTTGTTTGATTTAAAAATACCTATCGGTTTTGGCTATGTACAGCAAGATTCATCTACCAAAGCCAACACTTCATTTTCAGCACTAACTACTTTTACTGTGCGCGTGAATGAACGCGAACAAAGCTTCTACTTTCCCCTAGAAAATAAGCCCCAATTTATCAGCTTTGATGTTGGAAATAATTATCTAAAAACAGTAGCTTTAGAATATCCAATTGCGGAGTTAAAAGCACAGTTAGAATTTGATCCCGACCCAATTTCGCGTATTTATGCAGCAACAGCTTTAGCGAAAAAAGGCGGCTTGGAAGCAATCATTGCACTGTCTAAGTCGCTCAAAAATGACCCATTGTGGGGTGTGCGTGTGGAAGTGGCGAAGCAACTAGCCAAAATCAATTTAGATCAAGCTTTTGATGCCTTAGTGACTGGGTTAAAAGATAAAAATGCTTACGTGCGACGAGCTGTAGTAGAAGCACTTAATCAAATCAAAACTGCTGAAAGCTATAAACTTTTGAGAGGAATCTTGCAAAAGGGCGATCCTAGCTATTACGTGGAAGCTGCTGCTTCTCGTGTGATTGGGGCGATCGCATCAGCAAACTTGGAAGACAAACCCAAGGAAGACAAGGTATT
This Nostoc sp. C052 DNA region includes the following protein-coding sequences:
- a CDS encoding DUF3352 domain-containing protein, with the translated sequence MPESKSKFLIPAVGAAVVVVGSIVAYMYFKGGPSGGSSDALGSAKVVPSTALMATYITTDPEAWAKLQQFGTPEAQKLVAKGLEDFNKQMFSDSNVSYEKDIKPWAGGVMIAVLPPNPVKPAQLNVPSGAPNVPANLQQEANILIVVGIKDKLSALNFANKLKSQKGVKLQESDYQGQKIVETTQNGKPTYSVVLNNSQLVLAPEKQAVEKAIDTFKGQSSFASKEGASSILKGVDVKNSLAQIYVPDYAGMVQQLVAANPQAKQLPPQTLTQLKQIKSVVAGIGVDDAGVRVKAIANLDPQLNKFQYQSSPGNIVGQFPTNTFALISGNGISRSWETLVEQSKDYPEMKQALEQARGQLKLVNIDLDKDVFGWMNGEFALGAIPSNQGVLASVGFGGALVFDTSDRKTAEATLTKLDTLAKTQRINVANRNIGGKDVTEWQIPQQGALLAHGWLDQDTVFVALGGPIADAISDRKNPSLDTSDAFKAVTGSLQKPNGGYFYLDMDKTKTVPLFNSFVSSNADTVTILSSIRGLGFTANSPDKSTSQLEMLLALKPTAK
- a CDS encoding M1 family metallopeptidase, which codes for MSKSYFDTDNNGHKPFELPGARPHYNPDRPGQVEHIFLDLSLDIPNQSYQGSCSIRLLPIRNGIDRLTLDAVNLNIESVQVDEVPQNFDYDGEQLSIQLSEATQVGKRLLIAIAYSVVKPQRGIYFIQPDKHYPNKPTQVWTQGEDEDSRFWFPCFDYPGQLSTSEIRVRVPNPLVAISNGELIDTTEDGDYKIYHWSQQQVHPTYLMTLAVGDFAEIRDEWKGKPVTYYVEKGREEDAKRSMEKTPRMIEFLSQKYGYPYPFPKYAQVCVDDFIFGGMENTSTTLLTDRCLLDERAALDNRNTEALVVHELAHQWFGDLVVIKHWSHAWIKEGMASYSEVMWTEQEYSLPEAAYYRLLEARRYLSEDSSRYRRPMVTHVYREAIELYDRHIYEKGSCVYHMIRAQLGDELFWQAIQTFVRDNAHKTVETIDLLRAIEKATGRNLLFLFDQYVYRGGHPDFKVAYSWDGDANLAKITVTQTQAAEGKNGSKDLFDLKIPIGFGYVQQDSSTKANTSFSALTTFTVRVNEREQSFYFPLENKPQFISFDVGNNYLKTVALEYPIAELKAQLEFDPDPISRIYAATALAKKGGLEAIIALSKSLKNDPLWGVRVEVAKQLAKINLDQAFDALVTGLKDKNAYVRRAVVEALNQIKTAESYKLLRGILQKGDPSYYVEAAASRVIGAIASANLEDKPKEDKVLKLLKSVLEEKAGWNEVVRSGAVAGLAEFTTSEAALNLLIEYTKLGVPQPLRLATIRALGKISVGQSPANLERILEKLTELAKETFFLTQIAVAAALGQMETPKAVGILRSLAEQTADGRVRRSAEEEISKVQKNIGSEKTLRQLREDFDQLKQQNQELRSRLENLEAKSK